In the genome of Mugil cephalus isolate CIBA_MC_2020 chromosome 21, CIBA_Mcephalus_1.1, whole genome shotgun sequence, one region contains:
- the gpr63 gene encoding probable G-protein coupled receptor 63, translating to MVYSTRIPLSEAGDINTSLCCLITGLLNLSERPQMETISMANVSLGARSPPEPTAPGVDDAQMLRGVGLPLQIVFCVVMVAILLVALAGNVVVCLMVYQRSAMRSAINILLASLAFADMMLAILNMPFALVTVVTTNWIFGDVFCRVSAMLFWLFVMEGVAILLIISIDRFLIIVQKQDKLSPQRAKLLIVVTWGLSFIFSFPLAVGSPLLQIPPRAPQCVFGYSTEPGYHAYVLILMLVFFFIPFMVMLYTFMGILNTIRHNAIRIHSHSDSICLSQASKLGLLSLQRPFQMNIDMSFKTRAFTTILILFSVFTVCWAPFTAYSLVTTFSDGFYQKDSFFQISTWVLWLCYLKSALNPLIYYWRIKKFRDACLDLMPKYFKFLPQLPGNTKRRIQPSAVYVCGEHRSVV from the coding sequence ATGGTTTACTCCACTAGGATTCCCCTCTCAGAGGCAGGGGACATTAACACAAGTCTCTGCTGCCTCATTACGGGGCTGCTGAACCTTTCAGAGAGGCCGCAGATGGAGACCATCTCTATGGCGAACGTTTCCCTGGGCGCCCGGTCTCCGCCAGAACCAACCGCCCCGGGAGTGGACGACGCACAGATGCTGCGAGGCGTCGGCCTGCCTCTGCAGATCGTCTTCTGCGTCGTCATGGTTGCCATCCTGCTGGTGGCCCTGGCGGGGAACGTTGTGGTGTGCCTGATGGTGTACCAGAGATCTGCCATGCGGTCGGCCATCAACATCCTCCTGGCGAGCCTCGCGTTTGCAGACATGATGCTGGCCATCCTGAACATGCCCTTTGCTCTGGTGACAGTTGTGACCACCAACTGGATTTTTGGAGACGTTTTCTGCCGGGTTTCGGCcatgttgttttggttgtttgtgaTGGAAGGTGTGGCTATACTGCTTATAATAAGCATAGATcgttttcttattattgttCAGAAGCAAGATAAGCTGAGCCCACAGAGAGCTAAATTGCTCATCGTGGTCACCTGGGgactctctttcattttctccttccctcttgCTGTTGGCTCCCCTCTCCTACAGATTCCTCCCAGGGCCCCTCAGTGTGTGTTCGGCTACAGCACCGAGCCTGGTTATCACGCCTATGTATTGATACTAATGctagtcttttttttcatacccTTCATGGTCATGCTGTACACATTCATGGGAATCCTGAACACCATCCGCCACAATGCCATCCGCATCCACAGCCACTCGGACAGCATCTGCTTGAGCCAGGCCAGTAAGCTGGGCCTGCTGAGCCTCCAGAGGCCCTTCCAAATGAACATCGACATGAGCTTCAAGACCCGTGCCTTCACcaccatcctcatcctcttctccgTGTTTACAGTGTGCTGGGCGCCCTTCACTGCCTACAGCCTGGTGACGACCTTCAGTGACGGGTTCTAccaaaaagacagtttttttcaGATCAGCACGTGGGTCCTGTGGTTGTGCTACCTCAAGTCCGCCCTCAATCCTCTTATTTACTACTGGCGCATCAAGAAGTTTCGCGACGCTTGCCTTGATCTAATGCCCAAGTACTTCAAGTTTCTTCCTCAGCTGCCAGGCAACACCAAGAGGCGCATACAGCCGAGTGCGGTGTACGTATGCGGAGAGCATCGTTCTGTGGTTTAA